In the Acropora muricata isolate sample 2 chromosome 10, ASM3666990v1, whole genome shotgun sequence genome, one interval contains:
- the LOC136931265 gene encoding peptidyl-prolyl cis-trans isomerase E-like, whose protein sequence is MANKRMVYVGGLAEDVDEKVLHAAFIPFGDITDVQIPMDYSNQKHRGFGFVEFELAEDAAAAIDNMNESELFGRTIRVNIAKPMKIKEGYSRAVWSEDSWLNKHVGKTLEDAEMKDGEEKSQESADVEEMGKKKGNPRVFFDITVGGRQAGRVTMELRHDVVPMTAENFRALCTHEKGFGYRGSIFHRVIPQFMLQGGDFTKHDGTGGKSIYGQKFADENFVLKHTGAGVLSMANSGVNTNGSQFFITTEKTDWLDGKHVVFGHVIDGMDVVRKVEATGSKSGKTNKKIVIEDCGEL, encoded by the coding sequence ATGGCGAACAAGCGCATGGTTTACGTTGGTGGACTTGCTGAAGATGTAGACGAAAAAGTACTGCACGCAGCGTTTATTCCATTCGGAGACATTACAGATGTCCAGATACCAATGGATTATTCAAATCAGAAGCATCGAGGGTTTGGATTTGTAGAATTTGAGCTCGCAGAAGATGCTGCTGCAGCTATTGATAACATGAATGAATCAGAACTGTTTGGACGCACAATTCGGGTGAATATCGCCAAACCTATGAAAATCAAAGAAGGCTACAGCAGAGCAGTTTGGTCTGAAGATAGCTGGCTAAATAAACACGTAGGAAAGACCTTGGAAGACGCCGAGATGAAAGATGGTGAAGAAAAATCTCAAGAGTCAGCTGATGTTGAAGAAATGGGGAAAAAGAAAGGGAATCCGCGGGTATTTTTTGATATAACTGTCGGTGGCCGCCAAGCAGGAAGAGTGACCATGGAACTCAGGCATGACGTTGTCCCTATGACTGCAGAAAACTTCCGCGCTCTATGCACTCACGAAAAAGGATTTGGTTACAGAGGCAGTATTTTTCACCGAGTTATCCCTCAATTTATGCTGCAAGGAGGCGATTTTACAAAACATGATGGGACTGGTGGAAAGTCTATTTATGGTCAGAAATTTGCGGATGAGAACTTTGTATTAAAGCATACAGGCGCTGGGGTTCTGTCCATGGCTAATTCTGGAGTGAACACAAATGGTTCACAATTTTTTATCACCACTGAGAAAACTGACTGGTTAGATGGGAAGCATGTTGTGTTTGGGCATGTTATTGATGGGATGGATGTGGTGAGAAAAGTTGAAGCAACTGGATCAAAGAGtgggaaaacaaataaaaagattGTGATTGAAGATTGTGGTGAGCTGTGA